GTTGAAATTAAAGCAGGTCAAGATATCGCGATTGTCGAAGTCAGTGGTGCACACACACAAGTGATATGTAAAAAACTAAATAATGAAATCGTTTTTTCAAAATCTAATACCGACAAAACATCAACGGCATCTATCTGTGATGGTGTAGATATTAATATTGAAAGTATTTATGATTTTGCAATGCATGCTCCTTTTGCTGATATTGAATTTATTTTAGAGTCTGCAAAATTAAACTCTGCATTAGCGCAAGAAGGCTTATTAAATGATTACGGTTTGAAAATTGGCCGTATTATACAAAAAAGTATTAAAGATGGCTTTATGTCTGAAGGCTTAGTCAGCGATATCTTAATGCAAACCTCCGCAGCATCTGATGCTAGAATGGGGGGCGCATCTTTACCCGCTATGAGTAATTACGGAAGCGGAAATCAAGGTATTGCAGCAACATTACCCGTTGTTCTTATGGCGAAACATTGTAAGCATGGTGATGACGAACTGGCGCGTGCACTTATACTTAGCCATCTATCGGCTATTTACATTAAGTCTTATTACCCGCCCCTTTCAGCCTTTTGTGGTAATACAGCAACCAGCTCAGCAGCTGCTATGGCAATGGTGTACTTAATGGGTGGTGATTATAAACAAAGTTGCTATGCCATTCAAAATGTACTCGGTGATTGTACCGGTATGATCTGTGATGGTGCAAAATCTACGTGTGCGATGAAAGTAAAAACATCAACCAGCAGTGCAATATATAGCTCACTTCTCGCGATTAACTCCACAGGTACAAAAGATCAAGGGATCGTAGCTTCTAATGTTGAAGACAGTATTAAAAATTTAGGAAAATTAATTAGCCAAGGAATGCCTAACACAGACACGCAGATCATTAAGATCATGTCTGCATGATCCCAAACGCTAAATAAACACTTAATGCCTTTATTTATTGTTTATTTCTTGGAACTAATACCAAAGGAACTAAAAAGGTTACCCGTCTTGCTTGTTGAAATTATCCCTACCTGCGTTGTGAGT
The sequence above is a segment of the Psychromonas sp. CNPT3 genome. Coding sequences within it:
- a CDS encoding L-cysteine desulfidase family protein — its product is MKTQWQQYINILNSVVKPALGCTEPIAVAYASAVAMQMLSAEPEKITVHVSDNLYKNSMGVFVPGTGRIGLHIAASVGAFAGDPLADLQVLEKINTRDVEKAQALIDTNNVSVSRIDVDEFIYCLVEIKAGQDIAIVEVSGAHTQVICKKLNNEIVFSKSNTDKTSTASICDGVDINIESIYDFAMHAPFADIEFILESAKLNSALAQEGLLNDYGLKIGRIIQKSIKDGFMSEGLVSDILMQTSAASDARMGGASLPAMSNYGSGNQGIAATLPVVLMAKHCKHGDDELARALILSHLSAIYIKSYYPPLSAFCGNTATSSAAAMAMVYLMGGDYKQSCYAIQNVLGDCTGMICDGAKSTCAMKVKTSTSSAIYSSLLAINSTGTKDQGIVASNVEDSIKNLGKLISQGMPNTDTQIIKIMSA